A region of Panicum virgatum strain AP13 chromosome 8N, P.virgatum_v5, whole genome shotgun sequence DNA encodes the following proteins:
- the LOC120686622 gene encoding uncharacterized protein LOC120686622: MADGSINNDSSNNVADGDNTAANDGPLHAVDHIVLVEDGMAPAAMENGTVDSGGSDAGAKDLDFAAAANLKQRTTSSLWVSVPYAVVTSLALWPVADRPRSVVWVFSAITSAFLVLCAIDLTRTMRARTVFFSVSYVALAAAAAAHLSPRTGMVVMHLDTAYAAGLFGFALAEHRQFTGAETSAAAVPMPPPASPGEEELKRGADNTKTAPFLSAVVSLLCAGCAAFVLCYTKDTYGLVMEVSFLVDLSIFCWICTLALQFLHGVFIEVHHMTATYLFGPPSLGLLEIAVSYFLGKAVGTLVNSLGMIAMAGLFGYCLGIYAHHKHLVALELEASSTEVSKLPLVQDSTETLTKQEV, translated from the coding sequence ATGGCTGACGGTAGCATCAACAACGACTCAAGCAACAACGTGGCTGATGGCGACAACACTGCTGCAAATGATGGTCCCCTCCACGCCGTGGACCACATCGTCCTGGTAGAGGACGGCATGGCCCCCGCCGCGATGGAGAACGGCACCGTCGACAGCGGCGGCTCCGATGCCGGTGCCAAGGACTTggacttcgccgccgccgccaatctCAAGCAACGCACCACGTCCTCTCTCTGGGTGTCCGTGCCGTACGCCGTCGTCACGTCGCTGGCGCTGTGGCCCGTCGCCGACCGGCCACGGAGCGTGGTGTGGGTGTTCTCGGCCATCACCAGCGCCTTCCTCGTCCTGTGCGCCATCGACCTCACGCGGACGATGCGCGCGCGCACCGTGTTCTTCTCCGTCTCCTACGtcgcgctggccgccgccgccgccgcgcacctgaGCCCCCGCACCGGCATGGTCGTCATGCATCTCGACACGGCCTACGCCGCCGGCCTGTTCGGGTTCGCCCTCGCCGAGCACAGGCAGTTCACCGGCGCCGAAACGTCCGCTGCCGCGGTCCCCATGCCGCCGCCAGCCTCCCCCGGCGAAGAGGAGCTCAAGCGAGGCGCGGACAACACCAAAACTGCGCCCTTCCTTTCGGCGGTCGTCTCGTTGTTGTGCGCAGGGTGCGCAGCGTTCGTGCTGTGCTACACCAAGGACACTTACGGGCTCGTCATGGAGGTGTCGTTCCTCGTCGACCTCTCCATCTTCTGCTGGATTTGCACCCTGGCACTGCAGTTCCTGCACGGTGTCTTCATCGAGGTGCATCACATGACTGCCACGTATTTGTTTGGACCTCCATCGCTTGGCCTGCTGGAAATCGCAGTCTCCTACTTCTTGGGCAAGGCGGTAGGGACGTTGGTCAACTCCCTCGGCATGATTGCCATGGCTGGATTGTTTGGGTACTGCCTTGGCATATACGCCCATCACAAGCATTTGGTAGCATTGGAGTTGGAGGCGTCGTCTACGGAAGTCAGCAAACTGCCTCTAGTTCAAGATTCTACTGAAACACTCACCAAACAAGAGGTTTGA